The genomic segment ATTACCAATCGAACGATACGTGACAGGCGTCGTTTCCGCGGGCACCCATAGAAATCCCGCTTGGCGAACCCCATTAGGCCGCCGAAAAGGAGCAAAATTACCTCATTCTGGACTGCGGAGGCACGCGCTCGGACGAAGCATGTGGATTTGTACACCGTGGTACAAGGGGAGGCTTGAGATTGCAAAGCATTCCCCACCCTCACGCCGCCGCCTGCGCGGCCGCCGCCGCGCGTTCCTTTCGCCTGTTCTCGCGGTGCAGACGCGTCATCTGGATGCTCGCCAGCGCGAAGAACGCCGCGGATAAATAAAACACGACCGATATCGGGAAGTACCTCATAACGATGAATCCGATAAGCGGGCCGAGCGTCCCGCGGAATCCCACAAGCGTCGCGTGCGCGCCCATGAACTGGCTAACTTCGGAGTCGCCCGCGAAGTAAATCGAGGACAGGTTCCATGCCAGGTTGACGCCCACCATTCCGATCCCGAACGCGACGAACCCGGCGTACACTCCGAACTGCGATGGGATGAGAACGATGAAAAGCGGATACAGCACGAGCACCGCGAACGTGTACGCGCAGAACTTGATGGGATTCGTGCGGTCCATCAGCTTGCCCATAAGCTGCGAGAACAGAATCATGCAAACTCCGGCCGCGACGGTGCGAGCGAGGCTGATGTCGTCGTAGCGCATCTTGAGCACTTCGTCGAACCACTTGGGAAGCGCCGGAAGAATCACCATGAACCCGAATCCGTAAATCATGAACGCCGCTTCGAATTTGGCGTAAAGCGGATTGTCCGCGAAAAGCTTGATGGTTTCCTTCACCGGCGCGACCGCCGCGCGGTCCAGAAACGCAAGCACGTGCGCGTAGCGGTAATGCTCGAAGTACGCCGGGCGCTCCGGAAGCGGGCAGACCTCGCCCTCGGCGACAGGGCGGTGCCTGATGCGGATGCTCTTTAAAATAAGCACGCTGAAAAACCCGATCACGCCCGCAAGCGCGAACGCCCAGCGGAAAACGTTTTCGTCGTATTCGAGGAGCTTGCCCGACAGCACCGCCATCGGCAGGCTCGCGGCCATCCCCACCGCGGCGACGGTTCCGAAAATCTGGCCGCGCAGGTGCGCCGGGTAGTTGTTCTGGACGATGTTGTTCATCGTGGGAATGAGAAGCGTGTTGAAAAGCCAGTAAACGCCCATTATCGCGATGTAGTACGACGCCGTATGGCAGAAGAGCATGAGCAATAGCACGAGCCGCCCGAAAACGCCCGCGATGAGGAAAAACGGCCCCTTGTCCCTGCCCTTGATGTAGCTCGCCCAGTGCATCGAGAACACCATCGCGATGGGCGCGAGCATCGTGAAGAGCGCTATCTGAAAGTCCGTGGCGGAAAGAGCGCGCTTTAGCACCATGTCCGCGAGCGCGTTGATGAATCCGCCCAATAGGAAGCCGTCTATGACCGCGGCCGCGATGTGGCGCCGGAACGTGTAGCGCGCGATCAGCGGCATGTCCGCGGGCCGGAGTATTCCGAGCGATTTGTACAGGTTAAGCGCCTTCGCGATCATTTGCGGCCGCCCCGCGGCAGTTCGTTTTCCATTCGATGATTATTTGCGCAGGAGCTGCACCATGCGGATATTGCCGCCGTCGTTGTTCACCAGAAAATTGAGTGAAACGGCGTGCGTTCGTCCCGGCTCGTCCGGAGGATTGATCTTGATCACATAGGAAATTCTAAGCGCCGTATTGTCGGGAGACGGGTTGATGTAACCTTGGCCGAAAATTTCTTCGATGTCCCGAAGGGTGGATTTCTCGGTCAGCTTTCCGATGAATTCAAAACTGCCATGCTCCGGCGCATCCGGCTTGTCGATCTGCGCCAAAATTTGGTTGACGGCGTTTTTGGTGGCGCCGAACGTTCCGTAAACCACGAAAAGGTTTTGCGGATCGCCGGCGTCGGGCGCTTTTTTCCAAGTGACGTTTTCCAGCCTGACTTCCCAAAGGATATTGGACTCGTTTCTGTAATTATTGGCCGATTCTCCGGGCAGCAGTTTGGAGAGAACGGTTTCAAGTGTGTCCCTAAGTCCAATGCCCTTTCCGAACGGATCGTCCAGGATGAGCATTTTGAGATCGTCGGATATCTCCTTGGCCATCCTTACATCCGGGATTTCCACTATCCGGCCTTCCGTTTCCTTGTCTGCGGCGGCGGATGAATCCGCACCTCCCGATTCCCCCGCCGGTCTGTTGCAACCGAAACTCAGCATCAATAGGGCCGCCAAGGGAACAAGGCACAACGCCGTAATGTGTTTCCGGATCCGGCGTTTCATCACTCAACCACCACGCTTTTTGCAAGATTTCTTGGTTGGTCTATGCTGCAGCCTCGGCGCAGCGCCGTGTAATACGCGAAAAGCTGAAGAGGCGCGGTCGTGAGAATCGGGCTGAAAAGCTCGTCCACGTCGGGAATCGCGAACACAAACGGCGTATAGCGTTTGAATTCGTCCGGCCTGTTCGTGACGACCAGTACGTCGCCCTCGCGGGCCAGCACCTCTTCGAGGTTCGCTTTCACTTTCTCGAACGTCGCGCTCGCAGGCGCAACGACCACCGTCGGAAAATCGTCGTCAATAAGGGCGATGGGCCCGTGCTTCATTTCGCCCGCGGGATAACCTTCCGCATGAATGTAACTTATTTCCTTCAGCTTCAGCGCGCCTTCAAGCGCGACGGGATAGTTGACGCCGCGTCCGAGGAACAGGAAGTTGCGCTTCTTGTGAAACATCTTCGCCCAGCGTTTGAGCTCCTCGGTGTTTGAAAGCACCTCGGAAAGTTTGCGCGGCAGCGCGCGGAGCTCTCTCAAATAATGATGGAACTTTTCGCGGTCGAGCACCCCGCGCATTTCCGCGATTTTTATGGCGAGCAGGTATACGGTCGCGAGCTGGCTCGTGAACGCCTTGGTTGAGGCGACGCTGATCTCCGGCCCGGCCTGGGTGTACAGCGTCAGCCCGCAACTTCGCGCTATCGAGCTTCCGACGACGTTGCAGATGCCCATCGCCTTTCGGCCCATTTTTTCGACCATGCGCACCGCGGCGAGCGTATCGGCGGTTTCCCCCGATTGAGAGATCGCCAGCGTCACCGTACCCTCGTCCACCATCGGAGTG from the bacterium genome contains:
- a CDS encoding MFS transporter; this translates as MIAKALNLYKSLGILRPADMPLIARYTFRRHIAAAVIDGFLLGGFINALADMVLKRALSATDFQIALFTMLAPIAMVFSMHWASYIKGRDKGPFFLIAGVFGRLVLLLMLFCHTASYYIAIMGVYWLFNTLLIPTMNNIVQNNYPAHLRGQIFGTVAAVGMAASLPMAVLSGKLLEYDENVFRWAFALAGVIGFFSVLILKSIRIRHRPVAEGEVCPLPERPAYFEHYRYAHVLAFLDRAAVAPVKETIKLFADNPLYAKFEAAFMIYGFGFMVILPALPKWFDEVLKMRYDDISLARTVAAGVCMILFSQLMGKLMDRTNPIKFCAYTFAVLVLYPLFIVLIPSQFGVYAGFVAFGIGMVGVNLAWNLSSIYFAGDSEVSQFMGAHATLVGFRGTLGPLIGFIVMRYFPISVVFYLSAAFFALASIQMTRLHRENRRKERAAAAAQAAA